In Candidatus Neomarinimicrobiota bacterium, one DNA window encodes the following:
- a CDS encoding methionyl-tRNA formyltransferase, whose amino-acid sequence MNPLRIVFMGNPDFAVLSLNELMSSKHEVVAVVTSPDKPRGRGKLVLPTAVAQRASDYALPVIQPASLKNESFVSQLRELKADLFVVVAFRLLPSTVLEIPKIGSMNLHPSLLPKYRGAAPLQWALMNGDVKTGITTFFISPTMDTGDILMTRPMIIFPEDDSGSLSRRASQLGAHLLVWTIDNLVHGTATPEPQDESSVSHAPKIVSEDCKIDWTKPAVSVRNQVCALSPTPGAYTFLANRRLKIFKCALSLAEKGNPGEVVSLDKSSFTVRCGSGSTVIQELQPEGKRRMKGGEFLAGARLKAGDYLGK is encoded by the coding sequence TTGAACCCACTCCGCATCGTCTTTATGGGGAATCCGGACTTCGCTGTTCTGTCCCTGAATGAGCTGATGTCATCAAAGCACGAAGTAGTTGCGGTGGTCACATCCCCAGACAAGCCTCGGGGCAGGGGAAAATTGGTATTGCCCACTGCGGTGGCTCAAAGGGCGTCTGATTATGCTTTGCCGGTGATTCAGCCGGCTTCGCTGAAAAACGAGTCCTTTGTTTCACAACTTCGGGAACTGAAGGCTGATCTCTTTGTTGTTGTAGCGTTTCGTCTACTACCTTCAACGGTATTGGAGATTCCGAAAATAGGGTCAATGAATCTCCATCCATCTCTATTGCCAAAATACCGGGGAGCTGCACCCCTTCAATGGGCTCTTATGAACGGTGATGTGAAGACGGGGATCACAACATTTTTTATCTCTCCTACGATGGACACTGGAGATATTTTGATGACAAGGCCTATGATCATTTTCCCAGAAGACGATTCCGGATCTCTCTCTCGCCGTGCCTCTCAACTCGGTGCCCATTTGCTTGTGTGGACAATTGACAATCTGGTGCACGGTACTGCCACACCTGAACCACAGGACGAAAGCAGCGTCAGCCATGCACCTAAGATTGTCTCTGAGGATTGCAAGATTGACTGGACAAAACCTGCCGTTAGTGTGAGGAATCAAGTTTGTGCTCTGTCTCCCACGCCTGGTGCATACACATTTCTGGCCAACCGCCGCCTGAAAATCTTCAAATGTGCACTCTCTTTGGCGGAGAAAGGGAACCCAGGGGAAGTGGTCTCTCTGGATAAATCATCGTTTACGGTGAGGTGCGGTTCCGGCAGTACGGTCATTCAGGAACTTCAACCGGAGGGGAAACGGCGGATGAAAGGTGGGGAATTTCTTGCCGGCGCCCGGTTGAAGGCAGGAGATTATCTTGGCAAATAA
- the def gene encoding peptide deformylase — MAALPVITYGEPILRKVLEIVEDFDAIQDLVPDMFDTMYEEEGIGLAASQIGVDLNLMIIDISHADQNHPPAAYVNGQIIDQSGSISLEEGCLSIPEVRVDVTRSEKVIFAYQDLGGNHHEAEFDDLMATVIQHEMDHLNGRLIIDHASQLDKHRIRKQLKELVSHHS, encoded by the coding sequence ATGGCGGCGCTTCCGGTTATCACATATGGTGAGCCTATACTAAGAAAAGTCCTTGAAATTGTGGAGGACTTTGACGCTATCCAAGACTTAGTCCCGGACATGTTCGATACCATGTATGAGGAGGAGGGGATCGGTCTGGCTGCCAGCCAGATCGGCGTCGATCTGAACCTGATGATAATCGATATTTCTCACGCGGATCAAAATCACCCCCCTGCTGCTTACGTTAACGGGCAAATTATTGACCAGTCAGGTTCCATATCTCTGGAGGAAGGTTGCCTGAGTATCCCGGAAGTTCGTGTGGATGTAACCCGTTCAGAAAAGGTGATATTTGCCTATCAGGATCTGGGCGGTAATCATCATGAAGCAGAGTTTGACGATCTCATGGCAACAGTTATTCAGCACGAGATGGATCACCTCAACGGCCGTCTTATAATCGATCATGCCTCTCAACTGGACAAACACCGGATCCGGAAACAGTTGAAAGAGCTGGTATCGCATCACTCCTGA
- a CDS encoding DUF4396 domain-containing protein produces the protein DHEPVNNAKLAASATFHCLLGCGLGEVVGMVLATMIGLGNVQSITLAVILGFVFGFFLGLRPLLKANLPFSHAFKQILVAEGLSIAVMETAEVLAEVYTPGVMSAGLSDGIFWIGMVLALMAGFVAAYPVNFVLVKRGVRHCH, from the coding sequence GATCATGAGCCTGTGAATAACGCCAAACTGGCTGCCAGCGCCACATTTCACTGTCTTCTGGGGTGTGGGCTGGGAGAGGTTGTCGGGATGGTTCTTGCTACCATGATTGGTCTTGGGAATGTCCAGAGCATCACACTGGCCGTCATTCTTGGTTTTGTGTTCGGCTTTTTCCTTGGACTGAGGCCGCTCCTAAAGGCAAACCTCCCTTTTTCTCATGCTTTTAAACAGATACTAGTGGCAGAAGGGTTAAGTATTGCTGTTATGGAGACTGCTGAGGTGCTGGCAGAAGTCTACACTCCAGGTGTCATGAGCGCTGGTTTGAGCGACGGCATATTCTGGATTGGTATGGTCCTGGCGCTGATGGCTGGCTTTGTTGCGGCCTATCCAGTTAACTTCGTCTTGGTAAAACGGGGCGTGCGACATTGTCATTGA
- the yajC gene encoding preprotein translocase subunit YajC — MLRPQMKQTKERKVMLENLKKGDKVVTSGGVHGTINGFKEKNSTVILTVDKNVKLTVSKSAISGLSSTKE, encoded by the coding sequence ATGCTACGACCACAGATGAAGCAGACGAAAGAGCGTAAGGTTATGTTGGAAAACCTCAAGAAAGGAGACAAGGTCGTTACATCCGGTGGGGTACATGGTACTATCAATGGTTTCAAGGAAAAAAATTCAACTGTTATCTTAACGGTAGACAAGAATGTGAAACTTACAGTGAGTAAATCAGCTATATCCGGGCTTAGCTCAACTAAAGAGTAA